The DNA region cttattttttttcttctcatctttctaatttaaaaatattgatttttatgcattaagatgaaaaatagttatttctccttttttttcctctcacttttcttctcaatcaaacacgctcaaaatttatttttcatctacTTTTTCACTTTTCTCCTACCTCTTTATTTTTTCACCCGACTAAGCACACCCTAAACTctcttgaaagtgtaaatatcTGCATAtgttggtaaatttttttttactccaATAAGAAGTGTTTATAAATTAAAGAGGTGCTTTCTTAATTTTCAAATTGtgacatttatttaattatttcattagtaaTCAAGTGATTCATTATATCAATTTATTATAAAAGGATAAATAACTATGATAAGTACAAAGGTTATAATCGATTTTATCAAATTTGTGCCCCAAAAGGGCAGTTTATTGACGGTAGCTTCTAGCTTTTTTCTTTGTGAATGCAGCTTCTAGCTACTTAAACACACTTATTTAAGAATCATTAATTGTTTCTCTCGAGATACTCCTTGGAAGCTTGTGTAATAGCTTCTATTTGGACGGTAGGCTTTGGATCTTTAGCTTCAAATTCTTTCTTGATAGCATATGAAACGATAGATTTTATGATGCATGAGTTTTGGGATTTCTCTATTATATCAAATTCAACGATTAGAACTGAGCAACCAAATGCTAGACAATCACCTTCCAAGCCTTTTGCCGCTTTCACCCTTTTTTGGTCATCAATCACAGTGAATTCCTCAGTATAACTTGAATTCCCTGCTTCATCTTCAACATTAGCCCAAACCATTCGAAAACAAAGAGTATTGATCAAAGGCAAAATTGAATTTCAAAGGGTATTTATGATCTCAAAGTAATAAAAATGAGAGTGTTGATCAAAGAAAAACTTGATTTTATAGAGTATTTAAAATCAGCTCAAGCACAAGAAAAAACAAGAAGAATATTGATAAAAGAAAAGCTTGGTTTTAAACAGTATCCTTGTGGTCAAGATTTGTTTAGAAcaattgttaaagtttttgtcCGGCATTTAAatatcacaaattcaaatctCATCATTCTCTTTCCTCTGATAAAAAATTCCATGACCTCAAACTATTAAAAAACATGATGTTAAAAGGGTATTTTATAGGGGTTTAAGTACCTGGAACGAAAGTGGTTTTGACAACAGTTCCGACCCCACCATCACCCTCCAAAACCTGAGTGTTTTGGACATTTGGAAGCTTACGAACAACAAGATTTATGAGGCCAAGGTTCCTATAAAGTTCCCAAGCTTCACATGCAGGCGCATTCACTTCAAGCTCCTTCGTAATATGCTTCAATTCCCGAGAATTAACCCCAACGTAGCAagcaaacaaaacaaagaaaaccaATGAGAATTGCTTCAGCATTTTTTTTGTCTTTGGAATTTTGCTAGCTTTAAACCTTGGAATGATTCTCTGGTTTCTCTATTTCTGCAATTTTCAGGGTCTATATAGAGCATAGAAATAGGTTAATACGTTCACTGaatgatatatttaaaaatatctaaTCTATAAATCTATAATATATGGCTACCAATAAATCAAGGATTGAATAACGTTTCTTGTCTTTTAAAACTATCTAATCTATAAACCTTGTATTGCGTATTGCAGTCTTACTGAAATTCTTCATACTGGTTTTGGCTTTACTAGGGTGACAGGGTGGGGCCCCGATGCGTTTGTTATGGAATGTTTGGATAGAGCTTTCGTTAATACTGGCCAGTTAAATCTTTTCCTTTTCGTTAATACTTGCTGATTTTTCTTTCCCGGTTCGTTGAGTCAAGCACTTTAGGATCGAGAACTCGTGGTTGTTTGAGGAGGATTTTTCAAAGGTGATTAAGGATGATCAGTCGATGTGTCCATCTAGCAGCATCATTGATAAAAATGCTACATGTATTGACAAACTCAACTATCGAATAATCTAGAATTCAATTAACTAATCTAATATTCAATGTTTGCATTAGAGGTGTTTATGggatgggccgggccgggccgggccgggtcagGCTCAACTAAAAAATCATGCTTATTTATTGAGTTCGGACCGGGTTGGATCcaaaaaatgggtctaaaattttgcccaagcccgaccgggataaaaatactaaactcgggcccggcctggcccgcccgtattaatttttatattatttttaaatatatataatacattaaaaatactaaaaacatcaaaataaatatttttcaacaaattaaaaataaattttaaaaaatatgtagacttaaataatactaagatagatgtaacttaacaagcaaatgcctctaaaataataaaaaaaattaacaaatgcctttaaaataataacaaaattaacaataaaataagttttatacaatatccaaacaataacaacaaaatagtagtaaatagtgagaaaacaacaagaaaataacattcaaaaataaaaaaaaatgcaaatttttttgttctttagtgaattcgggctggCCCGGGCTCGGGCTAAAAATATCTTACCTGAGGCcgggcccattttttaaacaggccttattctttgtccaagcccatttttcgggcttatatttttgtccaaaccctcccacattttgaGCTGAAGTTTAGGTCGGGCCAGGTAGCccagcccatgaacacctcttGTTTGCATACTCGTGCAATATAttagatagtttttttttttgaaaatactcTAGGACTTTCATTATAATTGGGGCTTAACTATCTGTTCAAACACATgcttgaaaaacaaattaaagcaaccaaaccatcctaaaaaaaataacaaacccAAAAAGAAAACAACATCTATAAAGACCAaaacaaacaacaacaaaaataaatgcCAGCTAAGCCCCTCTTTAGATATCCCCAATGCTTAGCTTAGTCCGAAACGAATCTCTTCCTCTCC from Gossypium hirsutum isolate 1008001.06 chromosome A04, Gossypium_hirsutum_v2.1, whole genome shotgun sequence includes:
- the LOC107948637 gene encoding norbelladine synthase isoform X2, with the protein product MPASEVWELYRNLRLLELAANELKNVVQSLQVLKGDGGVGTVVKTTFVPGNSSYTEEFTVIDDQKRVKAAKGLEGDCLAFGCSVLIVEFDIIEKSQNSCIIKSIVSYAIKKEFEAKDPKPTVQIEAITQASKEYLERNN
- the LOC107948637 gene encoding norbelladine synthase isoform X1 — translated: MLKQFSLVFFVLFACYVGVNSRELKHITKELEVNAPACEAWELYRNLGLINLVVRKLPNVQNTQVLEGDGGVGTVVKTTFVPGNSSYTEEFTVIDDQKRVKAAKGLEGDCLAFGCSVLIVEFDIIEKSQNSCIIKSIVSYAIKKEFEAKDPKPTVQIEAITQASKEYLERNN